In Amia ocellicauda isolate fAmiCal2 chromosome 5, fAmiCal2.hap1, whole genome shotgun sequence, a genomic segment contains:
- the prkcq gene encoding protein kinase C theta type has protein sequence MSPFLRIGFSNFEPDPVSPYQDEVLNPYCAVYMKEAVETEKGPVYKQKKPTMYPPWNTTFDAHINKGRVMHIIVKDKTLELKSEATVQLDSLATRCKKENGKLEIWIELTPQGRLLMEARYFLEKSDATEQSESEREGFFALHQRRGAIKQAKVHHVKCHEFTATFFPQPTFCSVCHEFVWGLNKQGYQCRQCNAAIHKKCIDKVIAKCTGSAVNSKETMIHKERFKIDMPHRFKVYNYKSPTFCEHCGTLLWGLARQGLKCEECGMNVHHKCQKKVANLCGVNQKLMAEALAMIESAQQARSLRDSDIIGREGPVDISQPGVIREPSGMQSIPAPASSRKDFQGISWECPKEERPAQEVTEPTYAVPRKELHKFIIDDFILHKMLGKGSFGKVFLAELKSKNQFFAVKALKKDVVLMDDDVECTMVERRVLSLAWEHPFLTHLYCTFQTKENLFFVMEYLNGGDLMFHIQNCQKFEMPRATFYAAEIICGLQFLHAKGIVYRDLKLDNVLLDKDGHIKIADFGMCKENMFEEARTCTFCGTPDYIAPEILLGQKYGNSVDWWSFGVLLYEMVIGQSPFHGNDEEELFQSIRTDDPFYPRWLPKDAREILVKLFVREPERRLGVKGNIRQHAFFRDINWTALENREIEPPFKPRVKSPNDCSNFDKEFLNEKPRLSCADRTLINSVDQTMFNNFSFVNPKMDKLNNP, from the exons ATGTCTCCTTTTCTGCGCATCGGTTTCTCCAACTTTGAACCGGACCCTGTGTCACCTTACCAAGACGAGGTGCTGAACCCATACTGTGCGGTCTATATGAAAGAAGCAGTGGAGACAG AGAAAGGACCGGTCTATAAGCAGAAGAAGCCGACCATGTATCCTCCCTGGAACACCACTTTCGATGCCCACATAAACAAAGGGCGAGTGAtgcacatcatcgtgaaggacAAAACTCTGGAGCTGAAGTCGGAGGCAACGGTTCAATTGGATTCCTTGGCCACTAGGTGCAAGAAAGAGAACGGCAAACTGGAAATCTGG ATTGAATTAACACCTCAAGGACGATTGCTGATGGAAGCCAGGTATTTTCTAGAGAAGAGTG ACGCTACAGAacagagtgagagtgagagagaggggttcTTCGCTCTCCATCAGCGCAGGGGAGCCATCAAGCAAGCCAAGGTTCACCATGTCAAATGTCACGAGTTCACTGCAACCTTCTTCCCCCAGCCAACCTTCTGCTCCGTCTGTCACGAGTTTGTGTG GGGTCTGAATAAACAAGGATATCAGTGCAGGC AGTGCAATGCTGCTATTCataaaaaatgcattgacaaGGTGATAGCCAAATGCACTGGATCTGCAGTCAACAGCAAAGAAACAATG ATCCACAAGGAGAGGTTTAAAATAGACATGCCTCACAGATTTAAAGTTTACAACTACAAGAGCCCGACATTTTGTGAGCACTGCGGGACACTTCTGTGGGGGCTGGCCCGACAGGGACTGAAGTGTGAAG AGTGTGGCATGAACGTTCATCACAAATGTCAGAAGAAAGTGGCCAACCTGTGTGGAGTCAATCAGAAGCTGATGGCTGAAGCTCTGGCTATGATTGAAAGTGCACAACAG GCCCGAAGCCTCCGTGACAGCGATATAATTGGCAGAGAGGGGCCAGTTGACATCAGTCAGCCTGGTGTAATTCGAGAGCCATCAGGTATGCAGTCCATCCCAGCACCTGCATCCTCGCGGAAAG ATTTCCAAGGGATCTCCTGGGAGTGTCCCAAAGAAGAGCGCCCGGCCCAAGAAGTGACTGAACCCACATATGCAGTGCCAAGAAAAGAACTGCACAAATTCATCATCGATGATTTCATACTGCACAAAATGCTGGGGAAAGGCAGCTTTGGAAAG GTGTTTCTTGCAGAACTTAAGTCAAAAAATCAATTCTTTGCAGTGAAAGCTCTGAAGAAAGATGTGGTGCTGATGGACGACGATGTAGAGTGCACCATGGTAGAGAGAAGGGTCCTCTCTCTCGCCTGGGAGCATCCATTTCTTACCCACCTCTACTGTACTTTCCAGACCAAG GAAAACCTCTTCTTTGTCATGGAGTACTTAAATGGTGGGGATCTCATGTTCCATATACAGAACTGCCAAAAATTTGAAATGCCCAGGGCCAC GTTCTATGCTGCTGAAATCATTTGTGGTCTCCAGTTCCTTCATGCTAAAGGCATCGTCTACAG GGACTTGAAGCTGGACAACGTACTGCTTGACAAGGATGGACATATTAAGATAGCGGACTTTGGAATGTGCAAGGAGAACATGTTTGAGGAGGCGAGGACCTGTACCTTCTGCGGGACACCTGACTACATTGCCCCCGAG ATTTTGCTCGGTCAGAAGTATGGGAACTCGGTAGACTGGTGGTCTTTTGGAGTCCTGCTGTATGAGATGGTGATTGGTCAGTCTCCTTTCCATGGCAACGATGAGGAAGAGCTTTTCCAGTCAATCCGCACAGATGACCCCTTCTAcccaagatggctgccaaaaGATGCCAGGGAGATTCTTGTCAAG CTGTTTGTGAGAGAACCCGAGCGCAGGTTGGGAGTGAAAGGAAACATTCGCCAGCATGCTTTCTTCAGGGACATCAACTGGACAGCCCTGGAGAACAGGGAGATCGAGCCGCCCTTCAAACCCCGAGTG AAATCTCCAAATGACTGCAGCAATTTCGATAAGGAATTCCTGAACGAGAAACCAAGACTCTCCTGTGCCGACAGAACCCTCATCAACAGCGTGGACCAAACTATGTTCAACAATTTCTCCTTTGTTAACCCCAAAATGGACAAGCTTAATAATCCCTGA